In Arachis stenosperma cultivar V10309 chromosome 1, arast.V10309.gnm1.PFL2, whole genome shotgun sequence, one DNA window encodes the following:
- the LOC130934393 gene encoding uncharacterized protein LOC130934393, whose translation MASDNKKLKLYSYWRSSCSFRVRIALNLKGLKYDYIPVNLLKGEQSHPEFLKLNPVGFVPVLVDGDLVLADSLAIIMYLDDKYPQHPLLPSDIHKRAINFQATHIVSSSIQPLQNISFLNYIGEKVGPDEKLPWVQSVLRKGFTALEKLLKDHTGRYAMGDEILLADVFLAPQLHAAFTRFNIPMNEFPIMSRLHETYNATPAFQEALPQNQPDAVHYVQKEKVVLLHLHLNMESEAVNLKLYSHWMSSCSFRVPIALNLKGLKYHYVAVTASSKSDPEFLKLNPLALIPVLVDGNFVLAESLAIIMYLDDKYPQYPLLPHDIPKRALNFQVAHIVASSIQPFQNMGFLNNFIEKKVGPHEKLPWAQSVIRKGFTALEKLLKDQAGRYATGDEIFLADLFLAPQLYSAYKRFNISMNEFPILSRLHEAYNGISAFQEAFPEKQPDAVNSD comes from the exons ATG GCAAGTGATAATAAGAAGCTCAAGTTGTATTCATATTGGAGGAGCTCTTGTTCCTTCCGAGTCCGAATTGCTCTCAACCTCAAAG GCCTAAAATATGACTATATACCCGTCAATCTCTTGAAGGGAGAGCAATCTCATCCAG AATTCCTCAAGCTCAACCCTGTTGGTTTCGTGCCGGTTCTGGTGGATGGCGATCTTGTGCTTGCTGACTCCTTAGCCATTATTATG TATTTGGATGATAAGTATCCTCAGCACCCTTTGCTGCCTAGTGATATTCACAAAAGAGCAATCAATTTCCAG GCTACCCACATCGTTTCTTCCTCCATACAGCCTCTTCAAAACATAAGCTTTCTG AATTACATCGGGGAAAAAGTCGGCCCTGACGAAAAGCTTCCTTGGGTACAAAGTGTCCTTAGAAAGGGCTTCACAG CACTTGAAAAACTCTTGAAGGACCACACGGGAAGATATGCAATGGGAGATGAAATTCTCCTG GCTGATGTGTTTTTAGCGCCTCAGCTTCATGCAGCATTTACAAGGTTCAACATTCCCATG AATGAATTCCCCATTATGTCAAGATTGCATGAGACGTATAATGCTACCCCAGCATTCCAGGAAGCTTTGCCGCAGAACCAACCAGATGCAGTACACTA TGTGCAGAAAGAGAAAGTAGTTTTGCTGCATCTCCATCTCAATATG GAGAGTGAAGCTGTGAATCTGAAGCTGTATTCACACTGGATGAGCTCCTGCTCCTTCCGAGTTCCAATTGCTCTCAACCTCAAAG GCTTAAAATACCACTATGTAGCTGTCACCGCCTCCTCCAAATCTGACCCCG AGTTCCTCAAGTTGAACCCTCTTGCTTTAATTCCCGTTCTGGTGGATGGCAATTTTGTTCTTGCTGAATCCTTAGCCATTATTATG TATTTGGACGATAAGTATCCTCAATACCCTTTGCTGCCTCATGACATTCCCAAAAGAGCACTCAATTTTCAG GTTGCACATATTGTTGCCTCATCCATACAGCCTTTTCAAAACATGGGGTTTCTG AATAACTTCATCGAGAAAAAGGTTGGCCCTCATGAAAAACTTCCTTGGGCACAAAGTGTCATTAGAAAGGGCTTCACAG cACTTGAAAAGCTACTGAAAGATCAGGCAGGGAGATATGCCACTGGAGATGAAATTTTCCTG GCAGATTTGTTTTTAGCACCTCAACTGTATTCAGCATATAAGAGGTTCAACATTTCCATG AATGAGTTCCCTATTCTATCAAGATTACATGAGGCATACAATGGCATCTCGGCATTCCAGGAGGCTTTTCCAGAGAAGCAGCCAGATGCTGTAAACTCTGATTGA